One region of Miscanthus floridulus cultivar M001 chromosome 19, ASM1932011v1, whole genome shotgun sequence genomic DNA includes:
- the LOC136526199 gene encoding uncharacterized protein, whose translation MKALLQKLGFGYVCIDVCKYDCALFWKDHEDDDHCPVCGFTRWKVNKEGKNKVPHKVLRYFPIIPRLRRLFISKQRAQYARWHKEKRVLVENEMRHPADGEAWKEFDNTFKSFADDPRSLRLAIATDGFNPFGQMTNSYSIWPVSLYDLPYWSKLKLQYNLDVVHIEKNICENILSTLLNIPNKTKDTIAARLDLEDRGIRKELHLQEDTGNSSSKPKACYVLTPEAKKKFLQFITRLNYKGTANVDEDLYSLACRPDRRVRSYTACIINGVRYHTMAREAHRKTQNSTIKTIGDHNDVTIDYYGTIRDIIELSYTKNSKGDRSVILLRCEWYNLEGRTYQMKDDGYFKSINIEGRWYKNDPFILATEASQVFFLEDTKFSSSWRVVQEFGHQHIFDVEESDGKQPIHEQVQMRCQEAYQEENTSSRDGTVGGIYPDMDLLHMDNQPSSPISRDLVESICGHQHTAQGDEIDNEDEDEDETFLEYHSPDEDNISKEDSDDD comes from the exons ATGAAAGCTCTACTTCAGAAGCTTGGTTTTGGTTATGTTTGTATTGATGTGTGCAAGTATGATTGTGCCTTATTTTGGAAGGACCATGAAGACGATGATCATTGCCCAGTTTGTGGCTTCACAAGATGGAAAGTGAACAAAGAGGGCAAAAATAAAGTTCCTCACAAGGTCCTCCGTTACTTTCCAATAATTCCACGCCTTCGAAGGCTTTTTATCTCAAAGCAGCGGGCACAGTATGCAAGATGGCACAAGGAAAAGAGGGTACTAGTTGAGAATGAAATGAGACATCCTGCTGATGGAGAAGCTTGGAAAGAATTTGATAATACTTTCAAGTCTTTTGCAGATGATCCCCGTAGTTTgaggttagccattgctactgatGGATTCAACCCATTTGGTCAGATGACCAATTCATACAGCATCTGGCCA GTTAGCTTGTATGATTTGCCATACTGGTCAAAATTGAAGCTGCAGTACAACCTTGATGTTGTGCACATAgagaaaaacatatgtgaaaacattttGTCAACTCTACTTAATATTCCAaacaagacaaaggacacaatCGCTGCTAGACTAGATTTGGAAGACAGAGGTATAAGAAAAGAGCTTCATTTGCAAGAAGACACTGGTAATTCATCCTCAAAGCCCAAAGCTTGTTACGTTCTAACACCAGAAGCAAAGAAGAAGTTCTTGCAGTTC ATTACCAGATTGAATTACAAAGGCACAGCAAATGTTGATGAAGACTTGTACTCACTCGCATGTCGACCGGATAGGCGTGTGCGATCATACACAGCTTGTATAATCAATGGGGTACGGTACCACACTATGGCTCGTGAGGCACACAGGAAAACACAAAACTCCACCATCAAGACTATAGGGGATCACAATGATGTCACTATTGACTACTATGGGACAATCAGAGACATTATTGAGTTGAGTTACACTAAGAACAGCAAAGGAGATAGATCTGTTATCTTATTACGGTGTGAATGGTACAATCTTGAGGGAAGGACATACCAAATGAAAGATGATGGTTACTTCAAGAGCATTAACATCGAAGGCCGATGGTATAAGAATGATCCTTTCATTCTAGCCACAGAAGCTTCACAAGTATTTTTCTTGGAAGATACAAAGTTCAGCTCATCTTGGCGAGTGGTACAAGAATTTGGCCACCAACATATATTTGATGTTGAAGAGTCCGACGGAAAGCAACCAATCCATGAACAAGTACAGATGAGATGTCAAGAGGCGTACCAAGAGGAGAATACTTCGTCTAGAGATGGTACAGTGGGAGGCATTTATCCTGATATGGATTTGTTGCACATGGACAATCAACCAAGCAGCCCTATTAGTAGAGACCTTGTCGAGAGCATCTGTGGACATCAACATACAG